In Zingiber officinale cultivar Zhangliang chromosome 1A, Zo_v1.1, whole genome shotgun sequence, the DNA window CATCTACAGAATGTTGggacaatttccctaggtcatgtttgaccaatttgactaagcttgagttgagccaagcttgagtcgggaattgagttttgatgtttgataatggatggagattgctggagcaatcgtctgattgtggagatggtcaagggattgaccaagttgatgaaaagacaagttaagtggtcagtgttgaccagagaCTTGATCGGGTAAGTCCTAATTGGAGTTTAGgaaatgggaaagtcctaactggagtttaggtatctgggaaagtcctaattggaggttaggcaagagagaagtcaagtaggtcaagattgacaggagacttgactgggaaagttctaattggagattaggcaaaggtaagtccaacaagaaggtttgcaagagtgaaaatccatgTAGGTTAGTGTTGATCAGACTTGgtagtgaaagtcctgataagtgagatcagacaattggaaaggcctagtatagctaggcaaagggaaagtcctggtgaaaagccaggcaactggaaagtccaagtgtgatcttggcaaaaggaaagtcctggtaaggagccaggcaattggaaagtccaagtgtgatcttggcaaaaggaaagtcctggtgaggagccaggcaattggaaaatccaagtatgatcttggcaaaggttgtaagtccaagcatgtggtcttggcaaggtaagtcctagtgtgacttggcgaggagaacccgacaactaggatgaggccgatggaagctccagaaggcaaggcgtgaaggatggggagatatccgagggacgcaagactgatggaggagactagaaggctagttcgaggttggtcaggagtgaccaaatgctaggcatggagacccaacaagtcacggttaaccgggagttgggtttgggagtttggacttgagtttgagtcaagtccaagctggtcaatcgatcgggcgatcgattgaactagggaccaatcgatcagtggatcgattggagtgtgctgcgaaggaagaaatgacccaatcgattgggaccatatTTCGTGAGCACAAagcccttcccaatcgatcgggcgatcgattggggagctgccaatcgattggagatgaattcaatcgattggagctactGTATAAAGCCCAGGCGGAGCTTTTTCTCAACAGAACTCTTGCGATCTTTTGCGCCCTTCTTCAGCGATTCACAGCGAGCTTCTCCGATCTACttacaccagttcttgaaggcacttggggagtttttccaaggttcaagaggcgacgacaagcacaagtaagcaaaAAGAGGAGTGTGttgcgttgtatttttgtttcctcttgttgtatttgtgttgtgttgtgtgtgagtgttgtacgaggcttctccgcctccgactgtgaccgagaaggaggtttcatagtggagtgagcgtgtcgtgtggatccttggattagtcacctcatcttgaggtagataccaagtaaaccctaggtgttagcattggttgtttttgtctttgtattccaTTGTAtatcatcaagacgcaaccgaTGAGCACACGACGAgacactattcacccctcccctctagcggacatcaaggtcccaacacagAAGTCTCGATTTCCTACTCTGAGACTTATCAATACTCTGCTTGGCGAACTGCACCATCATCCGCTATTATTGTTGCTTGTCGTTGGGTGTTTACTCTAAAGTATAGAGTTGACGGTACTAttgatcgatacaaagctcgtatggtagctaaaggatttacaCAAACTTATGGTATTAACTATTTTGAGATGTTCTCTCCTATTGCGAATCTGAATTCTATTAGAGTTCTGTTCTCCTTGGCTGTCAATCAATCATGGCCAATGTTTCAGCTAGATGTGAAAAATGCATTCCTTTATGACGATCTGCATGAGACCATTTTTATAGAACAACCTCCAAGGTATGTTGCTCAAGGGGAGAATGCTTCTTTGGTTTGCAAACTTAAAAAGACTATTTATAGTCTTAAACAAAGCTCAAAGTTTGGTTTGATAAATTCAATAATATAATTAGAGTTGTTGGCTTCAGGAAGTGTAAATTAGATCATTCTATGATTATCGTTTTTATCATTTATGTTAATGACATCCTAATATCTGGCTATGATATACGTGGGATTGACAAAACTAAGAAATATTTAGAGCAACACTTTGTTCCTGAGGATATGGGGCGTCCCAAATATTTCTTGGGAATTAAAATTTCTCAAAGTCTGAGTGCCAATGGAAGTATGCTACAGATGTACTCATAGAAACTGGATTGCATGAAATGAAGTCGATTGATAATCCTATGGATATCAATCCAAGTGTTTGGGATGATAATGGGAATTCTTTAAGCAAAAGGTAAAATATAGACAGCTTGTTAGGAAACTCATTTACTTAATAGTAACGAAACCTAACATCTCCTTTACACTGGGAATGGTCAGTCATTTTATGGATAAGCCTAAGCAAGTTCATTGGGATGTTGCAATCATAATTCTTAAGTACATCAAGAAATCTCCAGGGAAAGGGTTGTCATTTAAGAGAAATGGACACCAAAAGATCGAAGTCTATTCTGATGCCGACTATGCTGAATCAAAGACCAACAAACGGTTCACTTCTGGATATTACACTTATGTAGGGAGAAATCTAGTAATATGGCAAAGTAAGAAACAAACTACCATTGCTAGATCAACTGTCGAAACTAAATACAGAACCATAGCTCACACTATAACTAGATGTTATGGCTAAAGAATTTGCTTGAAGAATTAGAATCCACCTGCACTGTGATAATCAAGCAGATATTCATATCGCAAGTAACCCAGTTTTTCATTAGAGGACTAAATATATTGAGGTTGACAGTCACTTTATTCGTTAGTGTGTAATGAGCCAGAAAATTTCTATTCCATTCACATCGTCGTCCAACCAAGTTGCTGATGTCTTCACTAAAGCATTAGGAGAAAAACGATTCTTCAAACTTTGTGACAAGCCTGATATGATTGACATATATGCTCCAGCTTAAGGGAGGTGTTGAATGTGGTAGCTTAATTACAGGAATTGTGATTGATTAGCTTGATtgtgattaattgtgattagcaATTGATAGACATAATTATAGGgagtcttatgtatataaatagcAGTGTATTTGATAGAAAAGATAATGGAGATATACTTTTTTTCTAAAATACAatgtaaattttaattattaaacctACATTTTTGGTAGGTGTCCAGaaatttatgttaattttttaaatatagataaAATGTATCCAGATATTGGATGTGTTCTATGTGTTCCATTGCATATCACGAACATGCACTTTTTAGATCCTCTAAATACTATTAAACATATAAAATAATCATGTTTGTAATTTTGTCATTATCTAGGACACAGAAATCTCGAGTAACAAGGATGAAGATCTAAGCAAGTAAAAAAACAAGACTTGTAAATTTCCTATAGAAACTAGAAACTCTGGAATCACAAAGAAATTATATCAGATGAAGGCACGAAGTAGCATCTCACTGTCATCAATTCATGTAAGATTCAACTGATTTGATAAATGGATAGTACTCCCTTCACTGAACTATATACAAAAATATAGCACCAATATTATTTAAATCTCTAAATCAATTAGTAAAAATACTTTGGTATCTCCACCTCTCATATCTTTGTCTCTTTTTTATTCAATTTGTCTAAGTTGGAATTTAGTAATCGTCTTTAAATATGTTAATATTATAATCTAATTTCTCACATTTTTATCACATATTGGAATTGTACTCAATTGCTATAGGATTTCTTCATGGCACCTCATGTGTACTACAATGACTTTTTATACTCATTTTAATTGCCTAATACTTTGATCAATAATGTAATATAAAACACAAACTCCAAAAGCCCATATATTCTTATAAATAACCAATGATGATTGTAATACAGTGTTTCAGATCCCAACAAAATTAACAGAGAAATAGAATGGACTGAATAGACAATACTTGACACTCTCTCTGAACATCAAGACAAGAACTTGTTTGCTCCTTGAGAAAAGAAATACTAGAATTATTTGATGCTACTAATGAATGTTACTATTAATAACCGAGTATGATCAAACAATTGATATAATTAATCAACCATAAGTCAGCATGAGAAAGAAGTTATATTTTTTATGaaaacacacacacaacacacTTAGAATATGACATAGATGGAACTatgcataatagaaaaaaaaaaaaagagaagaaattgCAGTACTTGCCTAAAAATAATGTATATATAAATACTAGTGGCATCATCAGTTTGGGCATGATTTTAACATAAACCCTTTTGGACGATGTGCCACTAAGTATTTCACATGACACTTACATAATGACAGTTTGATCTAGACTTCTCGCCTAGGACTAATCAAGCTAAAATCAGCTTCCTTTTGGTTCCCAACATAAGATTCAGAATGTCGCCTAGGACTAatccagccaaaatcagcctcGTTCTATGGCAGAAAGTTGGCAAACTTAGAAGAGGGTTACACCTCTGGCAGCCAGTGGAATATTTATAGGCATCAATCATCCATCTCACAACATTGATTAAGATTTGGCATGGTTTATATTGGGGAAAGAGGGTGATTGGAGGAAAAAACTTGAATTGCTTTCTTAGGAGGGAAAAGAGCACTTGCTTTGCATTTTATCCCACAATCACACCTGCCAATCGACTAACATTATCTCCACCACAACCTAGAAACCCAAACCAGCGCTCCGCTACTCCTAAATATGCAATCCTACTAATGGCTCCACTAGCCCTAAAGCAAGCAGCACAAATAAGCACCGAGGCAGAAAAAGGTGACTGAAGGCCAGAATGAGGAGAAAAATAGGAGAAAGTTCATTCTGGCAGAAATAATTGAGAGATAACCATCTTTCTTTCATGTCCTTTTAATCCCGAATCCAAATAAACATATGCTAAATGAAACCATCTAATCTTAAGATGGAAAGTTAGATTAAGATggcaaaaaaaattacaaaaggcAGAAATTCATAGTAAAGTAAAGCTATACATACAATGACCAAAAAAGTAAAGAAGTTTTATTATGTCACCCGTTTCAAGATTTAGAAAAGTGAAAGAAAGAATATGTTTAGAATAATAATCACGGCAGGAATGTCTTCCAAATTCTTAATCACCATTAGGCaaataaaaaatttccaaaatttcaaattagaattttcatattgatagaaaattttgattaagaataatatttttttttaagtcaatagttaaaaacaaaattaatctaACATACGATTTACAGTGGTAGAAATAACAATTATATATCTCCTTACCTGAGGAACTAGTCCAGGTGGTGGTTGACCATAGAAAAGTGGCTGCCCTAACCCAGGAGCGCCAGGAGGATATAATGGAACACGAGGTGCAATTGAAGCTTGCATGGCCACTGGACGCATTTGCGAAAACTGAGCCTGTAACCAACAGTAAATCCTTGATCAGCAAAGATATAGTTAATCTAGGAGTACATAGAGAGACAATAGACAAACAAAAATTCTAGAAACCAGAATAATACTGAAAGTTTCATTTTTACAACACCTTGCTACAGTAAAAATTGTATTATCAACTCTCGAGGAATTCTAACAGTTGAGAACAATAAAATATTGCTAGAGTTAAGAAAGAAGGAAATGCTAACAGAAGACTGAATTGTCGGTCATTTTACTAAGAGAGGGGGAGTAAATGTTAGAAACGATATATTATAATCAATTTCATCTTAAATCAAGTACACAAAtgagtaaaatttaaaaaaaaacgatGATAAGTGGAATTTTAATATTGGCAATgcatgagataaagaaaggaaacacTTAAAATTTGTATACAAATCTCACTTTTTGCAAGTCCTCACCATCTTCCTTTCCTTTTTTTAGACCTCTCTTCAGCTTCTTCACTCTCCTTTAGCCTCTATTTTTTTGTATGCCTTTTTGTGTATTTTGGGGGTTTAATTAAGTGGCTGAGATTTCTGAGTTTAACGTATAAAATACAGAACAACTATTGTTGATTCGCTCAATTGAAATAGGAAGGGGAAGTAGAAATCAAGTGGACTGCGCTACTTTTTTCCTGCAACCACTCACAAGTTTCACTACATAGACAAATGTATGCGAATTAGCATAACTTGCAGCAGATGAGGAGCATGAGATTGAAGAAGATAGAAGGGTTAAGGCCGAGAACAAAGCAAGAAACAGAACCTACAAAGATCAAGCATTATGGTGAAGAAAAGCATTGGTAACAAAGCAAGCAACGACAAAGCAGAACAAGGAAGAGAACTGCAAAGGATTCGTTATGGTTGCATAGAAAGGGGTACACTTGCATTTGGATCTGGCATTAATGATGGTGTAATGAAGAGACGATAGCAAATCAGGTTTTTCCAGCAAGACATACTGGGAGGATAAGggtgaaaagaaaaagaaagttgCAATTACTCAAATAGTACCCCAACATTAGAGGATGTGCAAATTGGGCCCCTTTGTTCCAAAATGTCCAAATTAAGCCCGTCATTATTAATGGACCAACCAAAATACCTATTCATCAAATTGttctgattttcaaataattcaacttcagaaaaattagaaagaaaaaaatactgCTTATTTAATTTACTTGCTCCTCTTTAGTTGTAGAAAGGGAAAATAATtgaattcattaattttattttgacgACCAAGTTTTTTCAAAAGCAACTTACTTGCATTAACCATCCCTTTTTTAGAAGTTtagaaaatatcaaaatagatTTACCAATTAAACTAAATGGAGATTTGGGTCCTATTTAAATATTTCTTACCCACACAGCTATTTCACCATACAACTTAATACAAAATCAAAATTGTATGGTGAAACAATAAAGGTTATTTTGGTCCATAAAAATTGGTAGGGCATTTTAACTTTTGGATGAGGGGCCTAATTTGGGCATCTCCCAACATTAGGGGCAAATTTGAGTAtttctcaaaaattaaattatgggTTGACAACGATGAAGGACTATTTTGATAAGGACGAAGTGGTCTGAAAAGGAAAGGGCATCATCTCTTTGCCTACAGTGATGAAAATAAAATAGCATCACAAGATATGGCAGGGCACTGAGGGGATAGAGGAACAAGATGACAGTAGCCATAGGGCACTGAGGGGATAGAGGAACAAGATGACAGTAGCCATAGGAGAGAAACTGCACAAGAGAAACCAAAATTCAGATTGCATTGATGATCAAGAAAAGGGAGTCTGTGTCATCTTTTTGACCTTGCAGATTCCCACTCGAGGATTGAAGAAGGAAACCCAGAAACTTGGAGAGCCTAGTCTAATACCAAGTTGTTTGGAATGAAATATTGTATAGCATTGCAACAAATGTATCTATAGCTTTTAGacataattataaaatttaggAATAAGAGTAGGTATGCCTTTGATTAGGTTACACTTAATATTTTTATCTATCACTAACAAAATAGTTCTTTACTACCACGAAGGATTAAATGACACTGTTTGTGGGAATTTATAGGTTTTTGAAATCTGCTCCTAAAAAGTTAGATTGAAAAACAAGCTTACTGGCAGCAACTTAATTGTTAATATGCTCAAACAATAAAAAAAAGTTGATCAAATAGTAACATTTGAGAAATTACCTGCAATATTGCTCTTCTATCTTCCTTGCGTTGTGCAACTGCAACATAAAGTGGTTTACTGCCGACCATTTTTCCATTCATCTCTGATAGCTATTATAGATTCACTCAAGAAATCAACAAACAATAAGACAACTAAAAAACAAACTAACAACAGATTTGACATACAGCCCGAGATGCATCTTCAGGAGACTGGAATGCGACAAATCCAGATCCCTTGCTCTTACCATTATTGTCACGCATGACCTGTAAATCACCAAAATGCATTAGCCAAACAACAAAATATAGTGGAATAGGCAATCAACTAAAGGTTGACAGAAAAGGACCTTGCAAGAGGTGATTGTCCCAAATCCAGAAAACAGTTCTCTTAAGCTATCATCGCCAATGCTATCATCCAAATTCTTTAAGTATAAGTTTACTCCTTGGAATTTTTCAGTAGACTCCTGCTTACTTTTTGCAAATTTCTCTTTAAGTTCTTGCTCTCTTTCAGACTTCTTTTGGGCTTTACCAACATACCATTCCTTATCATCAAATTTCTTACCATCAAGTTCCTGAACAGCCTGAGCAGCAGCTTCAGGATTCTCAAAATTGACAAAGCCGAAACATTTGGATTTTCCATCTCCCTCCTTCATCACAACACAACTGGTGATCTTCCCAAATTCACCAAAAACTTCCAGTAGAGTATCCTCTGTGACAGATTCTGAGAGATTTTTTACAAATACATTATTAAATTTAGCACTGTTAGCAGCCCCCTCCCTCTCCTGTTTACGAACAAATGGCCCAACGAATACTTTCTTATCATTCATGAGCATGCCATTTAGCTTCTGGATTGCATTTTGTGCTGCCTCCTCTTGTTCAAATTGGACAAATCCATACCCTTTTGAGTGACCAGATGGATCTGTAGCAATCTTGCATGACAGAATGTTACCAAAGACTGAAAATGTATCTTGTAGTGCTTTGTTGTCTATAGACTTGTCCAGATTCTGCCAGAAAAGAACAAAGTTAATGACCATATATAATGAAGGTTCGACATTGACACTTAGTGCTCAGATTCCTGAttattctttattatattttCATACCTTGATAAAAATGTTTGCGGACCCACTTTTGCGCACACTAGGGTCACGATTTGAATACATTATACGAATAGTCTTTCCATTAAGAAGTGTAAAGTTAAGAACTTCAATTGCCTTTGCCGCTGCCAATGGAAACACAAAAAAGTGAAGGACAATTCACACATAGCCTTTTCACACTTCGAGTGAACCAAATGATATGTGGTACAAGAAAAAACCATAATGAAAATTGGATCAAgttgcaatgaagggaacaagcaTGATTGGGTGTGAATTTTGATATGTCAAACCTTAATAGGATGAATGCATATGGACATGAGTTTGCAGATGCATATTCCAATTTTTCAACAGCATATATCAGGCATCAATATCCAGTAGTctgatattctgatagaggtaaTACAAAGGAACAGAAGAGTAAatgagaaatattattttttttgcaaTGAAGAAAAATGAGTCCCCATATAATATAATTGAATTTGATGTATCTATAGAACACTACCAGTACTGCGCAGCTCATTGTGATAAGTCTCCAAAAAGCCTAAAGGAAATACAAAAGGAAAAAATATCTATTTAAATTGCTATTTGAAAAGAGTAGGTTGCATTTGactatttattttgaaaaagggTATTCAATCTTCTATTGGTAGCTTGGAGGATTACAGACATACACTACACTAgagaatgtaaaaaaaaaaatgtttactgATCCGAGTGAAGCTCTACTACTAAGCAGCCCTCTAATTATATACgtcttcataaaaaaaatatatgacattAATTTTTTCATCACAAAACAAAATACGCACACGGATAAAAAGCAGAAGTTGCTAGAGATCCAAATATGTTCGTTAACCGAGTAACACGAGCAACCTATCTAATCAATCGTATTGCGCACAGCTATCTAGGTCGAGGATAATCAACATTGGTCCAACAAAGGATTGGAAAACATTGATAATAGCAAACATCGTGAATGGGTTATAGGACTTCGTATTAGAAACCATAATGAACCAACTTAAGCATTTGCAATTTACTCCTAATGAAGGATAAACAAATGTAACATGCCAACGCAAACGTAACGACCGAAGGCGAAGAATGGAGAAAGAATTAACAACATGACGGAAACGAAGTCAGTGAGCAAAATACCATCCGCGGGATCGCTGAAGTTCACGTAGGCGTAACCAAGTGAGCGGCGAGTGTTGATATCGCGACACACGCGGACAGACACAACCTGCCCGATCTGGCTAAAGACATCGTACAGATGCGCGTCCGTGACGCCCAAATCGAGGTCGCCGACGTACAACGACGTCGAGGCGATCTGGAACGCGGTACCGCCTGATACGACTGCCGCCAACGGGCTGGAAACCACGGCGTGGGGCTGAATCTGTACTTGCGCCATCTCGCCCTCCAACCTAGACAAGCACAAATGCTGCTCCTCCACGGCTCCTACACGAACCCTTAACGATGTAACGCAAGACGAAGACTGTAAATGAGAGGATTCCGATTGATGGATCGGAGATCAggcgataaatttttttttttcctcctatttTTGGATGAAACCGATAGGTGATGGAACGGTGGCCGCTAGAAACTGCACAGCGGTACGCCCTTTGGCGGCTTTTCGTAGCGGTTTAAATAGGTCGATTTTCACAAACCCTAATGGAGACGATTTTCCTCGATCTCAACCGCTCGATTTAAATGGTCGAGCCACATCGGCCGCACAATTTAGCAGTCCGGATACGTGTCGTAACGAGGTCTTTGTAGAAGCTACGACCTACGCGTCCCAGCTCACTACGACGAGGATGAGGAGGATTGCCCGTGATGGGACAGACAGCGTTCGGGGTTTTTCAGGACAAATATCTGAAGGTCACTTTTATTTGAACCGTCCATTAGTTCATAGTACATCTCAtgttttattaattataaaaataatgggTCATCCTTAACCATAATACGTTATGAATGATCTAAGTTGAACAATTTTAATTAgtgtatataataattataaattatagctGTTATAACATAAATTATAgctgttaattttaattttaatacatttagattAATCGAACGAGAAGAGGTAAATTTGATTGATTGTGGTTTGAAGGTTGTGACGAACGTCACAAGTGATCAGATATACTGGATTTGTGCGACTCATGAATGTTACACACGAACTACCTTAATCGGTAAGTCTTGCGGGTCTGCCGGGTACCACTACATGGCCAAACGTCTGGTTGCAAGTATAATCGAgggaattaaaaaatatatatataaaaattgttGAAAGAGAGAAGAATTGTATGCGAGTCTCATAGCAAAAGGCTTTTGGCTGTGGTCGAGAATACGCCGGTTTAGAGCAGAAGATCGCCTGACTTTGGGTTTGGCTGAGTGATAATCAGTAGGAGCAGATGACGATGGCCATGGAGAGATGAGTGTTCGTCGGCATCGATCAACAAGAAGATGCAACCAAAATCGAAGAATTCAATTGAAAATTAAGGAAAGTTGATGTATTGGTAGATCACGGTAATATAAACTCCCTTTGATTTTGATCATTAATTTGGATCCTTTCGCCACCAAAATCTAACAAACTACAAGCAGAGATTTCACAAAGCTATCGCACAGTGTTTAGACACCTCTGTTTGTTGATCCATGCGTCATCCTATTGCGAACCGCCGCCGCCGTCGCCCTAGTCGTCGTCGCCGCCCTCCGGCTCCGGCTCCTGATTCAGATCCGGAGTACCCTTACACCGCCGCTTTTCCCCTTTCCTAATCCTCCGCCCCTCCTCCACGGAGGCGCCCAGCTGCATCGCGTCCACCTTCGCGCCCACCTCCGCCGCCCTCTTACGGATCGACGTAGCCGACATGTCGGCCACGCCGACGGCGTCGTCGGAGATGTCCTCGGGGAAGTTGAGGCGGGCGGCTCGGCCTCGGAGGTAGAACAGCGCGGTGTCGTAGGCCTTCGCGGCTGCCACCGGAGTGCAGTAGCTCCCCAGCCATATCCTCGACCGCTTGTTCGGCTCACGGATCTCCGCAACCCACTTCCCCCACTTCCTCATCCGAATCCCCCGGTACTGCCGCTCCTTGACATGCCTCGCCGCCGCCGCATCCTGTCCCTCCATCGCCCTTCGACCTCCT includes these proteins:
- the LOC122021491 gene encoding polyadenylate-binding protein 2-like, producing the protein MAQVQIQPHAVVSSPLAAVVSGGTAFQIASTSLYVGDLDLGVTDAHLYDVFSQIGQVVSVRVCRDINTRRSLGYAYVNFSDPADAAKAIEVLNFTLLNGKTIRIMYSNRDPSVRKSGSANIFIKNLDKSIDNKALQDTFSVFGNILSCKIATDPSGHSKGYGFVQFEQEEAAQNAIQKLNGMLMNDKKVFVGPFVRKQEREGAANSAKFNNVFVKNLSESVTEDTLLEVFGEFGKITSCVVMKEGDGKSKCFGFVNFENPEAAAQAVQELDGKKFDDKEWYVGKAQKKSEREQELKEKFAKSKQESTEKFQGVNLYLKNLDDSIGDDSLRELFSGFGTITSCKVMRDNNGKSKGSGFVAFQSPEDASRALSEMNGKMVGSKPLYVAVAQRKEDRRAILQAQFSQMRPVAMQASIAPRVPLYPPGAPGLGQPLFYGQPPPGLVPQPGFGFQQPLVPGMRHGAAPFPNFFMPMVQQSQQVQRPGGRRVPLGPVHQIQQQPMPMIQQQVLSRGGRPYRYPAGRNMQELPGMAGGMFSVPYDMGAMPVRDAGISQAIPIGELTSALAKATPQQQRTLLGESLYPLVDQLEHDHAAKVTGMLLEMDQTEVLHLLESPEALSAKVAEAMEVLRSVAQQQQQDFPPVDRLATLSLNNVVS
- the LOC122021500 gene encoding ethylene-responsive transcription factor ERF011-like, encoding MEGQDAAAARHVKERQYRGIRMRKWGKWVAEIREPNKRSRIWLGSYCTPVAAAKAYDTALFYLRGRAARLNFPEDISDDAVGVADMSATSIRKRAAEVGAKVDAMQLGASVEEGRRIRKGEKRRCKGTPDLNQEPEPEGGDDD